GACCCACCGGACCGCGGCCCACGCGTCGTCGTAGGCGGCGGGAAGCAGGTGCTCCGGCGCCCACCGGTAATCCACGGAGACGGCGACAACcccggcggcggaggcgacggTGTTGAGGTGCCTGGTGTAGATGGCGGAGAAGGGGGACTCGATGCAGTAGGCTCCGCCGTGGATGTAGACGAGGAGGGGGAGCTTGCGGGCCGGATCGGAGTGCCCGGGTAGGAAGAGGCGGACCGAGAGGTCGGGGTCGGAGGAGAACCGGACGTCCTTGGATTGGACGCCGGTATGGGGGTCGAGGGAGGCGGGGACGGTGTCGGTGCCCTGGAACCTGTCGATTCGGCCGTCCTTGTAGATCCGGAAGAAGGGACAGTCGAAGGCGATTTCGCCGGCGCCGGGGGTCGAGTCCATGGTTGGCGAGAGCGAGTGAGAGAGCAGCTGGAGATCGTCTGTTGGAGTCAATAGGGAGGGGGACGGAACTGGGTCGGGTCGGGGGATGTCGTGTTTTGGTGTCTTTGCCTTGGTTTCGGCGACGTGCCGTGGTCAACGGCGAAACGGTTGACGTGTCACCTCAACGTGGGGAACGGGCCaagtttaatattttctcaagtttgGTTGGTTGGATCGGGCAGGACATGTTTGGTTGGAGCGAAGCCCAGACGTAATTACCTACTCAGAAGAAAGCCTCGGCTGGTCACGACCTTTTCGTCTTTGTCAGGGAAGGCCCAAAAGTCTCGTCGGACCCGTGGGAAGTTTTTGTATCCCGAGCGGATCTTTCCGCAATCGTCTATGTTTTTTCCTTCCCCTTCTTTTCTGTTGCTATTTTCAAATCGGAAAGCATTATGAAAAGGCCATCGAGTGTGCTTGAAGCGATCTAAAGAAAAGTGCGGATGGAAATGGGAAAATCTCTTTATGGTGGTcctcttcccctttttctctttaacCTCCCACGACAAACAGACGctgaattttgtttttgcttcATTTCTAGATCTAAATTCCCAGGCGACTTtgttattaatatatataaagattAATACCATAGGGTTTTCTATCTATTATCACGTCTTTATCCataaaattgaaagttggattTCGACCTTTATTTAGATGGGTAGGAGATTATTCATCATTCACAATCATATCCCATATTCATGAGTATTAAGATTTTGTCTAATTATTTCGATCAATGTTGTGTGACAACGGTACTGGCCATTTAACCACAATAAAATATTTGCGcctaaaaggagaaaaatcgaGCCACTTTTCCACGAGCGATTGAATCATTCAAAGCGGGACAACGTGAGAGAGAAGACGCTAGTTTTCCACGCAATCGATCGGCAAACAGTAAAAAATTACCCcgaaaaagggaaaagtcaAGCCCAAATTGCCGCACGGTCAGGTGGTGCTCCGGacattttaactaaaaaaaagagGACCGAGAGAATCAACGCCGACGTGGCACGAggaagaaaacgacgtcgtcctGCACCGTCTCTTTTCCCCCCTTCGTTCTCGTTCCTTTCTCGAGCTGTTGCCACACAgctcacaaaaacaaaagaaaaaacggaaaagaaaaaacagaacgAACGAACTACTGCTtctcagaccaaaaaaaaaaaaaaaaaaacctactaCTTCAGATTGCGAAACAGAGATCTGTTAAAAATCCGAGAAGCAGCAACAAAGCGAAGTGAGCGGGCAACGGTCCTCGCCTCGGTGCACCTAATCATTCCCCTCACTCCTTCACGAGAAAAAAGCTGccccctcctttctctctctttctgtttctctccctctctctctctctctctctctccgcgcTCCCGTATTTTCTCGAGAAAATGAGGGGGAAGGAAGCCTGAGGACATTtcgaaagggaaaaaagagagcgAGCTTCGGATaaccaaggaggaagaaaggaaggagagaagacTCCCCGAGCTGCCAGATGCTTTTTCGTTCTGCTTCCTCGAGCTCCCGCGACGATGGCCGACGATCTCTGTTCCTTCACCAAGGTACGGCCGATGGAGTGCCTCCGGCGGAAATCGCCGGCGGGATTTCGTGCGCGGAGCACGTGGTGTTTGTCCGTGTCGGCAGAGCTCCGACGTTTTTCGAGCggattgatgattttcttattttcccctGATCTGAGCAGCTGATAATTTAGCTcgcaaattttctttttttttttttttttttttttttttttttgcccttaaTATCCATTTAAAGCAAGCGAATCCAGCTCCCGATTGATTCCGTGGCTTTCCCTTTTGGCCATAAATCGTTCGATCGAGTCCGATTCGATGTTCCTCCGCCCGCTTGCATAAATCCTCGTCCCGGCATTGCTCTTTCTGTCGGGAGTCCCCATGAATGGAGTTCCTACGTGCTGCGTAACCCTAAGTGTTTTGCGTCGGCTTTTATGTACAGGAATCTTTCGGCATCAAGTCTGTGAAGAAATCCCCGCTGGTGCTGCGGATGGTTGTGCTGGCCTTCGCGACCATCTGCGGCGTTTACATTTGCTCGATTTGCATCAAGCAAATTGGCTTTCAGACCAAGTCGGTCCTTTTGAATGTGGAAGTGATCAATCGTCCGTGTCCGGAGCCGATGATCGAGCCGTGGGAAATTCCTTATCTGCACTATCCCAAGCCCCAAACTTACAGTAGGTACGTCATTGCATACGGTGGATTGGGTTCGGATCTCATGTAATTTTTACTGATCAGTTGCTTCTTATGCATAAAGGGCTGAATGTTCGTGCAATCCTGTACGGTACTTTGCCATTTTCTCGATGCAGAGGTCCGGTAGTGGGTGGTTCGAGACTTTGCTGAACAATCACACGAATATTAGCTCGAATGGGGAAATTTTCTCTGTTAAGATTAGAAGGAGCAACATTTCCATGATAACTGAGACTTTGGATAAAATTTATAACCTGGACTGGATGAGTAGCGCGTCAAAGAACGAGTGCACGGCTGCAGTTGGCTTAAAATGGATGCTTAATCAGGTGATTGCACCTAATAAAGTATTGTTTTATTCCAGTGTTTA
Above is a window of Eucalyptus grandis isolate ANBG69807.140 chromosome 9, ASM1654582v1, whole genome shotgun sequence DNA encoding:
- the LOC104418753 gene encoding nodulation protein H; this encodes MADDLCSFTKESFGIKSVKKSPLVLRMVVLAFATICGVYICSICIKQIGFQTKSVLLNVEVINRPCPEPMIEPWEIPYLHYPKPQTYSRAECSCNPVRYFAIFSMQRSGSGWFETLLNNHTNISSNGEIFSVKIRRSNISMITETLDKIYNLDWMSSASKNECTAAVGLKWMLNQGLMQHHEEIVDYFRNRGVSAIFLFRRNLLRRMISVLANSYDRDAKLLNGTHKSHVHSPHEAEILARYKPSLNSTLLIADLRQVQEMTAKALEYFKSTRHIVLYYEDVVKNRTKLLDVQDFLKVPRLDLKSRQVKIHKGSLSNQVENWNEIEKTLRGTQFESFLHTDYRK